A section of the Chloroflexota bacterium genome encodes:
- a CDS encoding DUF1800 domain-containing protein has protein sequence MRRAGFGATRSELAELADRGYEAVVEDLVNPERFPDIEDDVLKRYYPNLRSWESISTFGGAWMYRMINTRRPLQEKMALFWHHVFATGWHKNEFVPAMVEQINTFRDNGLGRFDQILLDLSRDPAMIDWLDNQENHNGAINENYGRELLELFSMGVGNYTETDIKEASRAFTGWTFEQPIPLYPYGHYPTRFVYRADDHDDGEKTFLGHTGRFNGQDIIAIIVRQPATARFICRHLYNFFVADEPQVPAWQTVPPQDPEAMAMLTDAFEVSGGDIRSVMRVLLNSDFFKQARQRKVKSPIEYVVGTARLAGDQRFPEPGLLDLVDAAAVMGQWVLNPPTVEGWHTGKEWIDGGTLSERVNFAADLMSDASRPGVREVVQGVCNHGSDPGSVSAQEFVDRCLDGVGALEVSDDTRAALLRHAESGGGLDTGKGNGESTEKVAAMLRLIVSSMEYQFA, from the coding sequence ATGCGGCGCGCCGGATTCGGAGCGACCCGGTCCGAGCTGGCGGAACTGGCCGACCGCGGTTACGAAGCCGTGGTGGAAGACCTGGTCAATCCCGAGCGTTTTCCGGACATCGAGGATGACGTCCTCAAGCGCTACTATCCCAACCTGCGGAGCTGGGAATCGATTTCGACCTTCGGCGGGGCCTGGATGTACCGGATGATCAACACCCGGCGGCCGCTGCAGGAGAAGATGGCGCTCTTCTGGCACCACGTGTTCGCCACCGGCTGGCACAAGAACGAATTCGTCCCCGCCATGGTCGAACAGATCAACACCTTCCGCGACAACGGGCTCGGCCGATTCGACCAGATCCTGCTGGACCTCTCGCGCGACCCGGCCATGATCGACTGGCTTGACAACCAGGAAAACCACAACGGCGCCATCAACGAGAACTACGGGCGCGAGTTGCTCGAACTTTTCTCGATGGGTGTCGGCAACTACACCGAGACCGACATCAAAGAGGCCTCGCGGGCGTTCACCGGCTGGACTTTCGAGCAGCCGATTCCCCTCTATCCCTACGGACACTACCCCACCCGGTTCGTCTACCGCGCGGACGATCACGATGACGGCGAAAAGACCTTCCTCGGCCACACCGGACGGTTCAACGGACAAGACATAATTGCCATCATCGTCCGCCAGCCGGCCACCGCCCGGTTCATCTGCCGGCACCTTTACAACTTCTTCGTGGCCGACGAGCCGCAGGTACCGGCCTGGCAGACCGTGCCGCCCCAGGACCCGGAGGCGATGGCGATGCTGACCGACGCGTTCGAGGTTTCCGGCGGGGACATCCGGTCGGTTATGCGGGTGTTGCTCAATTCGGACTTCTTCAAGCAGGCCCGGCAACGCAAGGTCAAGAGTCCGATCGAATACGTCGTCGGCACCGCCCGTCTGGCCGGCGATCAACGCTTTCCCGAACCCGGGTTGCTCGATCTGGTTGACGCGGCCGCGGTCATGGGTCAGTGGGTGTTGAACCCTCCGACCGTCGAAGGCTGGCATACCGGCAAGGAGTGGATAGACGGCGGGACTTTAAGCGAACGCGTCAACTTTGCCGCCGACCTGATGTCGGACGCCTCGCGGCCCGGCGTTCGCGAGGTCGTCCAGGGCGTGTGCAACCACGGCTCCGACCCCGGTTCGGTCAGCGCACAGGAATTCGTCGACCGCTGCCTGGACGGGGTAGGCGCGCTTGAGGTGAGCGACGATACCCGCGCCGCGCTGTTGCGCCATGCTGAATCCGGTGGTGGACTGGACACCGGCAAAGGCAACGGCGAATCCACCGAAAAGGTTGCGGCCATGCTGCGCCTGATCGTCTCATCCATGGAATACCAATTTGCTTAA
- a CDS encoding ABC transporter substrate-binding protein yields MRARIAVAARFSPANVPADCIRCAIRCWPPVANPAQFRNANGAGPPASTRRSYPITRVFNTCLLPAAEGSLGARNTFNFRHEILGLSVRQTCAAHAGIPIRWAPALRHCAWVVALTLMLTVLVGCDPDAAESPAFRIGVMESLTGAGETYGTVAIQSKTLAVEDINAAGGIDGRPLELVVEDSKCNAQDAINAYNKLTDVEGVQIILGTSCSGAMLGVAPLAERDGVILFSGLASNPDIANAGDYIFRTQISDIEVGHSTGDILWSDGIRRLAMISEETDYAAGIRRVTAERFEQHGGSIVAAERFAPDTTDFRTQLTKLFDAGPDALHVSPQSEFAGGTIIKQARELGFAGPIYAETVSVGATALEIAGDAATGVKAITAAPDPENETAQDLLARFRERYEYITLPWHLGSAYDTVNIAAECLRRTGDDQDADGFRDCLYEITWSGAIGDGYSFDSDGEVVGLSRSVVEVLPPRERTAENYGYRVLGNAAELAAT; encoded by the coding sequence ATGCGGGCCCGCATTGCGGTCGCGGCAAGATTTTCTCCTGCTAACGTACCGGCCGACTGCATTCGCTGCGCGATCCGTTGCTGGCCGCCCGTCGCCAACCCGGCCCAATTCAGGAATGCGAACGGGGCTGGTCCACCCGCGTCAACCCGCCGCAGTTACCCTATTACACGGGTGTTTAATACTTGTCTGCTACCGGCAGCGGAGGGCTCCTTGGGCGCGCGGAATACGTTCAACTTCCGGCACGAAATCCTCGGACTGTCGGTCCGGCAAACGTGCGCGGCGCACGCAGGGATTCCCATTCGTTGGGCGCCAGCGTTGCGGCATTGCGCTTGGGTGGTGGCGCTGACGCTGATGCTGACAGTTCTGGTGGGCTGCGATCCGGATGCGGCTGAGTCGCCGGCTTTCCGGATCGGCGTGATGGAATCGCTGACCGGCGCCGGGGAGACCTACGGGACGGTGGCGATACAGTCCAAGACATTGGCGGTGGAAGACATCAACGCCGCTGGCGGCATCGACGGGCGCCCGCTGGAGCTGGTGGTCGAGGACTCCAAGTGCAACGCCCAGGACGCGATCAACGCCTACAACAAACTCACCGACGTCGAGGGCGTGCAGATCATCCTCGGTACCTCGTGCAGCGGCGCCATGCTGGGGGTCGCGCCGCTGGCCGAGCGCGACGGGGTGATCCTGTTCTCGGGCCTGGCATCGAACCCCGACATCGCCAACGCCGGCGACTACATATTCCGGACTCAGATCAGCGACATCGAGGTCGGCCACAGCACCGGGGACATCCTGTGGTCGGATGGCATCCGGCGGTTGGCGATGATTTCCGAAGAAACCGATTACGCCGCCGGAATTCGCCGGGTAACGGCGGAGCGCTTCGAGCAGCACGGCGGGAGCATCGTGGCCGCCGAGCGGTTCGCTCCGGACACGACTGACTTCAGAACCCAGTTGACCAAGCTGTTCGATGCCGGCCCGGACGCCCTGCACGTGTCTCCGCAGTCGGAATTTGCCGGCGGCACAATCATCAAGCAGGCCCGCGAATTGGGATTCGCCGGGCCGATCTACGCCGAAACAGTTTCGGTCGGGGCCACGGCGCTTGAAATCGCCGGTGACGCGGCAACCGGCGTCAAGGCCATAACCGCCGCCCCCGACCCAGAAAACGAGACGGCCCAGGACCTGCTGGCCCGATTTCGCGAGCGCTACGAGTACATAACCCTGCCCTGGCACCTGGGGTCGGCCTACGACACCGTCAATATTGCCGCCGAGTGCTTGCGTCGGACCGGCGACGATCAGGACGCCGACGGATTTCGCGATTGCCTCTACGAGATCACCTGGAGCGGTGCGATCGGCGATGGCTACAGCTTCGATTCCGACGGCGAAGTAGTCGGGCTTTCACGGAGCGTGGTCGAAGTCTTGCCGCCCCGCGAACGCACCGCAGAAAACTATGGTTACCGGGTTCTGGGCAACGCGGCGGAGCTGGCGGCGACCTAG
- a CDS encoding sodium/proline symporter, which yields MATQWIIAPFGAYFLLLIGIAVLRARRMRNMSDYVLGARRLGSFTTALSAGSSTTSAWTMLSLPALAYVGGAVAWWIPASAVIGIWLSWSLLAKRLRRYTVEARDALTIPEFFETRFDDRSGALRTLASLVTILFVVFYISSGLVGGSKLLETIFGIEPIAGVVLTLAAVGSYTLIGGYLAVSRTDVFQALLMLASLLLIAVTLALNLSPAIGAEGRTGFWNPFSDVDGEILTPLFFLSTAGWALGAFGAQRILQRFMALESRARVEGSRNISIVWLIAVYGLALAVGLMAHSALADAGLLDQLGDSERVYLVVSEYFFHPAVAGLLLTAVIAAVMSTADSQLLLASAVATGDLPGIREYAARIQEKSRVWLGRALLVVIGCVGAAIPILHPESIFEFVSYAWGGMGAAFGPVTILALYWRRFNRWGAIISILSGTLVASIWALQSGGPGGIWDVQPATPGFIVAMLAGVVACLLTAPPSDRVLNLFDRATGATT from the coding sequence ATGGCAACTCAATGGATCATCGCGCCGTTCGGAGCCTACTTCCTGCTCCTGATCGGGATCGCGGTGTTGCGGGCGCGGCGGATGCGCAATATGTCCGATTACGTGCTGGGGGCACGGCGCCTGGGCAGCTTCACGACTGCCCTGAGCGCCGGTTCGTCGACCACCAGCGCCTGGACTATGCTCTCGCTCCCGGCGCTTGCCTACGTCGGCGGGGCAGTCGCCTGGTGGATACCGGCGAGCGCGGTTATTGGAATCTGGTTGAGCTGGTCGCTGCTGGCCAAGCGGTTGCGCCGCTACACCGTCGAGGCGCGCGATGCGCTCACCATTCCAGAGTTTTTCGAGACTCGCTTCGACGACCGCTCGGGGGCGCTTAGAACCCTGGCATCGCTGGTCACCATCCTGTTCGTGGTCTTCTACATAAGTTCCGGGCTGGTGGGGGGTTCGAAACTGCTCGAAACCATCTTTGGCATCGAACCTATTGCCGGCGTCGTATTGACCCTGGCCGCGGTGGGCTCCTACACCCTCATCGGCGGATATCTGGCGGTTTCACGGACTGATGTTTTCCAAGCCCTGCTGATGCTGGCCAGTCTCCTGCTGATCGCGGTGACGCTGGCACTGAACCTCTCCCCCGCCATCGGGGCCGAGGGCCGGACCGGGTTCTGGAACCCGTTCAGCGATGTTGACGGTGAAATACTGACGCCCTTGTTCTTCCTGTCCACCGCCGGTTGGGCATTGGGGGCATTCGGTGCCCAGCGGATTCTGCAGCGATTCATGGCCCTGGAAAGCCGCGCCCGGGTTGAAGGCAGCCGCAACATCTCCATCGTTTGGCTCATCGCCGTATACGGTCTGGCCCTGGCGGTCGGCCTGATGGCCCATTCCGCCCTCGCCGACGCCGGCCTGCTCGATCAGCTCGGGGACTCAGAGCGCGTCTACTTGGTAGTTTCGGAGTACTTTTTCCATCCCGCGGTCGCCGGCCTGCTGTTGACGGCGGTGATCGCGGCAGTCATGAGCACCGCCGATTCGCAGCTGCTGCTGGCCTCGGCGGTCGCGACCGGGGACCTCCCCGGGATCCGTGAATATGCCGCTCGCATCCAGGAAAAATCGCGTGTTTGGCTGGGCCGGGCGCTGCTGGTGGTCATCGGCTGCGTGGGAGCAGCCATCCCGATCCTGCATCCGGAATCGATCTTCGAATTCGTCAGCTACGCCTGGGGTGGGATGGGGGCAGCGTTCGGGCCGGTCACGATCCTGGCCCTCTACTGGCGGCGCTTCAATCGCTGGGGCGCGATCATTTCGATCCTGTCAGGGACCCTGGTGGCCTCCATCTGGGCGCTGCAAAGCGGTGGTCCGGGGGGCATCTGGGACGTACAACCGGCCACGCCGGGATTCATTGTTGCGATGCTGGCCGGGGTTGTAGCCTGTCTCCTGACCGCCCCGCCCTCGGACCGGGTGCTCAATCTATTCGACCGCGCCACCGGCGCAACAACCTGA
- a CDS encoding VanZ family protein yields the protein MNPGPPNRRFANRAAAGLFASTRERRMWYLVLAVIAAIFATLGFGGWLAGELAAAGLLEAAAAFIFLAGMILVAATVLVQGLNQRPSGLNLVIAVGATAMLLMLFLRTAVLAERSHLVEYAVLGAFVYAALAERVAGGRRVPFAWLWALVLTTLVGTLDELVQLFIPGRHFDPVDILFNFLAATFAIAGRAGIGWTHRRIGRKSGP from the coding sequence ATGAATCCGGGTCCACCGAATCGCCGTTTCGCAAACCGGGCCGCAGCAGGGCTATTCGCGTCAACTCGCGAGCGCCGCATGTGGTACCTGGTGCTAGCGGTGATTGCGGCGATCTTCGCGACCCTGGGGTTTGGTGGCTGGTTGGCCGGGGAGCTGGCCGCCGCCGGGTTGCTCGAGGCGGCCGCGGCGTTCATATTCCTGGCCGGCATGATCCTGGTTGCCGCCACCGTTCTCGTCCAGGGCCTGAACCAAAGGCCGAGCGGTCTAAACCTGGTAATCGCGGTCGGGGCGACCGCCATGCTGCTGATGCTGTTCCTGCGCACCGCGGTGCTGGCGGAACGCTCGCACCTTGTGGAATACGCGGTCCTGGGTGCATTCGTCTATGCCGCGCTGGCCGAACGGGTCGCCGGGGGCCGCCGGGTGCCCTTCGCCTGGCTCTGGGCGCTCGTGCTCACCACCCTGGTCGGGACGCTCGACGAGTTGGTGCAGCTGTTTATCCCTGGCCGCCATTTCGATCCGGTCGACATCCTGTTTAATTTCCTGGCCGCGACGTTTGCCATCGCGGGCCGCGCCGGCATCGGCTGGACCCACCGCCGCATCGGACGGAAATCTGGTCCCTAG
- a CDS encoding SDR family NAD(P)-dependent oxidoreductase: MGGRWSSRWTAADIPELNGRIALVTGASSGTGYAAAVELARQGAETILACRSPERGGAALAGLQASVPGARAKLMDLDLACLESIAGFADEFQRRHSSLDILVNNAGVMAAPYLRTRDGFELHVGINHLGHFALTGRLLGMIAGTPGSRIVTVSSLMHRFGRIDREGLMHSEANYSTWGAYARSKLYNLLFAYHLERLFSRAGIDAASLAAHPGYTATNLGSRFGRRRPRWRQWLRSRLIQGPPMGALPILRAATALEAVGGQYYGPRGLFGERGHPVLVSSSRLSRSEPHAQRVWEMSAQLTGVEFAGLHADRDV; encoded by the coding sequence GTGGGCGGCAGATGGTCCAGTCGCTGGACGGCTGCGGACATCCCCGAACTGAATGGGCGGATCGCCCTGGTGACCGGGGCCAGCAGCGGGACCGGATACGCCGCCGCGGTCGAACTGGCCCGGCAGGGGGCCGAGACGATCTTGGCCTGTCGCTCGCCCGAACGGGGCGGGGCCGCCCTGGCCGGGTTGCAGGCATCGGTGCCGGGAGCGCGCGCCAAGTTGATGGATCTCGACCTGGCCTGCCTGGAGTCGATCGCCGGTTTCGCCGACGAATTCCAGCGACGTCATTCAAGTCTCGACATCCTGGTCAACAACGCCGGAGTAATGGCCGCGCCCTACCTGCGGACCCGCGACGGGTTCGAGCTCCACGTCGGGATCAACCACCTGGGCCACTTTGCCCTGACCGGACGTTTGCTCGGCATGATCGCCGGAACCCCCGGGTCGCGTATCGTGACGGTGAGCAGCCTGATGCACCGTTTCGGGCGGATCGATCGCGAAGGGCTGATGCACTCCGAAGCCAACTACTCCACCTGGGGCGCGTACGCGCGCTCGAAGCTCTACAACCTGCTGTTCGCCTATCACCTGGAGCGCCTTTTCAGCCGGGCCGGGATCGACGCCGCTTCGCTGGCCGCCCATCCCGGCTACACGGCGACGAATCTCGGCAGCCGGTTCGGGCGAAGGCGCCCGCGCTGGCGACAGTGGCTGCGAAGCAGGCTGATCCAGGGACCGCCGATGGGGGCCCTCCCGATACTGCGCGCGGCCACCGCGCTGGAAGCGGTCGGCGGGCAGTATTACGGCCCGCGGGGCCTCTTCGGCGAACGCGGGCACCCGGTCCTGGTTTCGTCTTCACGGCTGTCCCGCAGCGAGCCGCATGCGCAACGGGTCTGGGAGATGTCGGCGCAGTTGACCGGCGTCGAATTCGCCGGTTTGCACGCGGATCGGGACGTGTGA
- a CDS encoding M81 family metallopeptidase — MRFALLGLSHETNTFSSVPADYAAFEREGILRHGQIVEKFGRSQATLAGFLEAGRELGFEAVPLLHARTGPIGLITKDAFDRIVGEMIDMLSDGGPWDGVLLANHGAAVSEEYPDVDGEIAARVRNVVGPQTPVGMALDMHGNISPATIRATDVVTIYRTNPHLDALQRGFECAELIYRTANGEIRPRQWLETPPLVINIVRQFTGEEPMRGLVEDSLAVQSEPGVLSTSIAEGYPYADVAEMGMSFLVVSDGDPGLARRRCTWMAKRAWERRAEMDAKIPGIDEALAIAASHRPDDRATGPVVLMDVGDNIGGGSSADSTHILSRAQQLGIRGLLQTLYDPVAVQACLVAGVDSKVDLMVGGKTDGLHGAPVSVSARVVGISDGKYEDSGPTHAGYRFFDSGTTAVLETSDGHTLVLTSHRDGNTSREQMYAVGIRPEEYRIVVAKGVVSPRPAYEPIASRIVLVNTPGLTSADLSTFDYCRRRRPLYPFEPEAQYRPT; from the coding sequence ATGAGGTTTGCCTTGCTCGGGCTCTCGCACGAGACCAACACCTTCTCGTCAGTGCCGGCCGACTACGCCGCGTTCGAGCGGGAGGGGATTCTGCGCCACGGCCAGATCGTGGAGAAATTCGGGCGATCGCAGGCCACCCTGGCCGGATTTCTTGAAGCCGGCCGGGAGCTCGGGTTCGAAGCTGTCCCGTTGCTGCACGCCCGCACCGGCCCGATCGGACTAATCACCAAGGACGCGTTCGACCGGATAGTCGGCGAAATGATCGACATGCTGAGCGACGGGGGTCCCTGGGACGGCGTTTTGCTGGCCAATCACGGCGCGGCGGTTTCGGAGGAATACCCCGACGTGGACGGCGAAATCGCGGCCCGGGTCCGCAACGTGGTCGGTCCGCAAACCCCGGTCGGGATGGCCCTCGACATGCACGGAAACATCTCGCCGGCGACGATCCGGGCAACCGACGTCGTGACCATCTATCGCACCAATCCGCACCTCGACGCCCTTCAGCGAGGCTTCGAGTGCGCCGAATTGATTTACCGAACCGCCAATGGCGAGATCCGGCCCCGGCAGTGGCTTGAAACGCCCCCGCTGGTCATCAACATCGTGCGCCAGTTCACCGGCGAAGAACCCATGCGGGGGCTGGTCGAAGACAGCCTGGCGGTCCAGTCCGAGCCCGGAGTTCTGTCGACTTCGATCGCCGAAGGCTATCCCTACGCCGACGTGGCGGAAATGGGGATGTCATTCCTGGTCGTGTCCGACGGCGATCCGGGCCTGGCCCGCCGGCGGTGTACCTGGATGGCTAAACGCGCCTGGGAACGTCGGGCCGAAATGGACGCGAAAATACCCGGCATCGATGAAGCGCTTGCGATTGCCGCCAGCCACCGACCGGACGACCGCGCGACCGGCCCGGTGGTCTTGATGGACGTAGGCGACAACATCGGCGGGGGATCGTCGGCCGATTCGACCCACATACTGAGCCGGGCGCAGCAACTGGGGATCCGCGGCCTGCTGCAGACCCTTTACGATCCTGTCGCGGTGCAGGCCTGCCTGGTCGCCGGCGTGGACAGCAAGGTCGATCTGATGGTCGGCGGCAAGACCGACGGATTGCACGGCGCCCCCGTTTCGGTCAGCGCCAGGGTCGTCGGGATTTCGGATGGCAAGTACGAGGACAGTGGTCCCACCCATGCTGGCTACCGGTTCTTTGATTCCGGCACGACCGCGGTGCTCGAAACCTCCGACGGACACACCCTGGTGCTGACCAGCCACCGGGACGGCAATACGTCCCGCGAGCAGATGTACGCGGTCGGCATCCGGCCGGAGGAGTACCGCATAGTGGTGGCCAAAGGAGTCGTTTCGCCGCGACCCGCTTATGAACCGATCGCATCGCGGATAGTCCTGGTCAATACGCCCGGGCTCACCAGCGCCGACCTCTCAACATTCGATTACTGTCGTCGGCGCCGGCCGCTATATCCCTTCGAGCCGGAGGCGCAGTACCGACCGACCTGA
- a CDS encoding primary-amine oxidase yields MSISNPTRRLDAATAGVHPLDPLTTVEIDAVVGLIRVDARAPKAPRFISVEVREPPKAEVLAYDPGADCDRQASAVLLDRESGDCVEVMVCLNRAEIASWRVIEGVQPAITPDEAAECQRVARNCPEFLAAINKRGVSDPDLVMLDPWSAGHYGDEPAGDKGRRLVRALAYARAESHDNGYARPIENLLTIIDLNRMEVVRVEDHGAVPLPPEPANWTGRYVAPTRPAPSPLQITQPQGPGFTICGREIRWQGWRFRIGFNAREGLVLHTVGYEDGAGLRPILYRAAVSEMLVPYGDPGITSYRKNAFDVGEYGIGVTANSLALGCDCLGEIRYLDAHMVDSSGNPRTIKNAICLHEEDDGILWKHTDWRTGDVEVRRSRRLVVSFITTVGIYEYGFYWIFGQDGSLELEVKLTGIPSVTALAPGERPMHGVEVAPRLSATVHQHFFNVRMDLDVDGPGNSVLEVDAVGLPPGEGNPHLNAFVARPKSLESEAVARRRCDPSASRYWQIVNPNTRNRTGQPTGYRLVPGENSVPLAHEAAAVSRRAGFLRHHLWVTAYDPAERFAAGDYPNQRPGDAGLARWSGKDRPLANTDLVVWYTFGHTHIPRTEEWPVMPAHKIGFMLKPDGFFQNNPALGLPGEIESILSEDGLTGNGESSRAGCH; encoded by the coding sequence ATGAGCATTTCCAACCCCACGCGTCGCTTAGACGCCGCAACCGCCGGCGTTCACCCGCTGGATCCGCTCACTACCGTGGAGATTGACGCGGTGGTGGGCCTGATCCGTGTCGACGCTCGCGCCCCGAAAGCGCCGCGGTTCATAAGCGTCGAAGTGCGCGAACCTCCGAAGGCCGAAGTGCTTGCCTACGATCCGGGCGCGGACTGCGATCGCCAGGCGAGCGCGGTGCTGCTGGATCGCGAAAGCGGGGATTGCGTCGAAGTCATGGTCTGCCTTAACCGTGCGGAAATCGCAAGCTGGCGGGTGATCGAGGGGGTGCAACCGGCGATTACCCCGGACGAGGCCGCCGAATGCCAACGGGTGGCGCGCAATTGCCCGGAGTTTCTGGCCGCAATCAATAAACGCGGCGTGAGCGATCCCGACCTGGTGATGCTCGATCCGTGGTCGGCCGGCCATTACGGCGACGAACCCGCCGGCGATAAGGGCCGAAGGCTGGTCCGGGCGCTGGCCTACGCGCGGGCGGAGTCGCACGACAACGGTTACGCCCGCCCGATCGAAAACCTTCTGACGATCATTGACCTGAATCGGATGGAGGTCGTCCGGGTGGAGGACCACGGGGCGGTCCCGCTCCCGCCGGAACCGGCCAATTGGACCGGTCGCTACGTTGCCCCGACGCGCCCGGCGCCCAGCCCGCTCCAGATAACCCAACCGCAGGGGCCGGGATTTACCATCTGCGGCCGGGAAATCCGCTGGCAGGGATGGCGGTTCCGGATCGGATTCAACGCCCGCGAGGGGCTTGTCCTGCACACGGTTGGATACGAGGATGGCGCCGGTCTGCGACCGATCCTTTACCGCGCCGCGGTCTCGGAAATGCTGGTGCCCTACGGCGACCCCGGCATCACCAGCTACCGCAAGAACGCATTCGACGTGGGCGAATACGGGATCGGTGTGACCGCGAATTCGCTGGCCCTGGGTTGCGATTGCCTGGGCGAGATTCGCTATCTCGACGCCCACATGGTCGACTCCTCCGGCAACCCCAGGACGATAAAGAACGCGATATGCCTGCACGAGGAGGATGACGGCATCCTCTGGAAGCACACCGATTGGCGCACCGGCGACGTGGAAGTCCGCAGATCGCGCCGGCTGGTGGTCTCGTTCATAACCACCGTCGGGATCTACGAATATGGCTTCTACTGGATCTTTGGCCAGGACGGATCCCTGGAACTCGAAGTAAAACTCACCGGTATACCGAGCGTCACGGCGCTGGCGCCGGGTGAACGCCCGATGCACGGCGTGGAAGTGGCGCCCCGCCTCAGCGCCACCGTGCACCAGCACTTCTTCAACGTCCGGATGGACCTGGACGTCGACGGGCCGGGCAACAGCGTCCTGGAGGTGGATGCGGTCGGCCTGCCGCCGGGCGAGGGCAACCCCCATCTGAACGCCTTCGTCGCCCGACCCAAGTCCCTCGAATCGGAAGCGGTTGCACGCCGACGCTGCGATCCCTCGGCCAGTCGCTACTGGCAGATCGTCAACCCCAACACCCGGAACCGCACCGGACAGCCGACCGGTTACCGCCTGGTTCCGGGCGAGAATTCGGTTCCACTGGCCCATGAGGCGGCGGCGGTTTCACGGCGGGCCGGATTCCTGCGGCACCATCTGTGGGTGACCGCCTACGATCCGGCCGAACGGTTTGCGGCTGGCGACTACCCGAACCAGCGGCCCGGCGATGCCGGGCTCGCCAGGTGGTCGGGCAAGGACCGCCCGCTTGCCAATACCGACCTTGTCGTCTGGTACACGTTCGGCCACACGCACATCCCGCGCACCGAGGAATGGCCGGTCATGCCGGCGCACAAGATCGGCTTCATGCTCAAGCCGGACGGTTTCTTCCAAAACAACCCGGCGCTCGGTCTGCCCGGCGAAATCGAGAGCATTCTCAGCGAAGACGGATTGACCGGAAACGGCGAATCGAGCAGAGCGGGCTGCCACTGA
- a CDS encoding mandelate racemase: protein MNQGPKITAVEITSFEFHLNQMGRDHNGFNLVFEPGGKLRQEGSILQIHTDQGVSGEFPIGAGPAESQVRMCANYLIGKDATAREQIYNDLKRGLRHFDKLAVGVIDICLWDIAGKLYGEPLYRLLGGSRRPLPAYASTLHGDENGGLSDPQQFAEFAVQCREMGYPAFKIHGWGLAARHIKREIDNILAVRAAVGPDLELMLDPACEIDTFGQALAVGRACDEADFFWYEDPFKDGGVSAFAHRKLRQLLSTPILQTEHVRLLEQHVDFILAEGTDYVRAGAHEDGGITGALKIAHAAEGFGLDVEFHGPGPVHRHLMSAIRNTNYYELGLVHPRVPTTRASVYLDYNDDLDGIDSDGNVYAPQEPGIGVQIDWDWIGAHRTGHWRID from the coding sequence ATGAATCAGGGCCCGAAGATTACCGCCGTGGAGATCACCTCGTTTGAATTCCACCTGAACCAGATGGGACGCGACCACAACGGCTTCAACCTGGTATTTGAGCCCGGCGGGAAGCTGCGGCAGGAAGGCAGCATCCTGCAAATCCACACCGACCAGGGCGTCAGCGGCGAATTCCCGATCGGCGCCGGGCCGGCCGAATCACAGGTCCGGATGTGCGCAAATTACCTGATCGGTAAGGATGCGACCGCGCGCGAACAGATCTACAACGATCTCAAGCGCGGACTGCGGCACTTCGACAAGCTGGCGGTGGGCGTGATCGACATCTGCCTCTGGGACATCGCCGGAAAACTTTACGGCGAACCGCTGTACCGGCTGCTCGGCGGGAGCCGGCGCCCGCTGCCGGCATACGCCTCCACCCTGCACGGTGACGAGAACGGCGGGCTATCTGATCCGCAGCAGTTTGCCGAGTTCGCCGTTCAGTGTCGCGAGATGGGTTATCCGGCATTCAAGATCCACGGCTGGGGCCTGGCCGCAAGGCACATAAAGCGCGAGATCGACAACATTCTGGCCGTGCGCGCCGCAGTCGGACCGGACTTGGAGCTGATGCTGGACCCGGCCTGCGAGATCGACACGTTCGGGCAGGCGCTCGCGGTCGGTAGGGCCTGCGACGAAGCCGATTTCTTCTGGTACGAGGACCCATTCAAGGATGGCGGCGTATCGGCGTTCGCGCACCGCAAGCTGCGGCAGCTGCTCAGCACTCCGATCCTGCAAACCGAGCACGTGCGCCTCCTGGAACAGCACGTCGACTTCATCCTGGCCGAGGGGACCGACTACGTGCGGGCCGGGGCACACGAGGACGGCGGCATTACCGGCGCGCTCAAGATCGCTCACGCCGCCGAGGGATTCGGCCTGGACGTCGAATTCCACGGTCCGGGGCCGGTCCACCGGCACCTGATGTCGGCGATTCGCAACACCAACTACTACGAATTGGGCCTGGTGCACCCCCGTGTTCCGACCACCAGGGCGTCGGTCTACCTGGACTACAACGACGATCTGGACGGGATCGATTCGGACGGAAACGTGTATGCCCCGCAGGAACCCGGGATCGGAGTCCAAATCGACTGGGACTGGATCGGCGCACACCGGACCGGCCACTGGCGGATCGACTAG